DNA from Phragmites australis chromosome 16, lpPhrAust1.1, whole genome shotgun sequence:
tgttcactaGTCTGATGTTACTGTTCATTAGCTGGAAATCACTGTTTACCTAGTCGAGAACTATTTTGCCTGGTCGGTCACTGTTCATCGTcgtggtactgttcatctagTGGGGGAACTATTCATCTGCTCATGATACTGTTCATCTGATCGCCCTTAAGCTAGTCGTAGCTGCAATGGGCACTATAAATGCCACATCTTGTGATCAACATATGCCCCCTGttttttggtgaagcttgcTCACTAAAAAACATATCATCTTTCTTCTACCTTTATTAGGGCGATGATCAAGACATCGACCTTGAATACTTCTTAAGACGATAGTAACCAATACATCGGTCATATTTCTCCTAAGCATCTTGCCATACACTAggataaaatttcttcaagtatcatCCATTAATAGCTTTAGACAGTTTCTCTTCTTGCAAACTTTCTAGTAGATAAGAATTTCTAGGGATGATACTTACAATTTTGTATAGACCTTACCAACTCGGAGACCATTTGCCAAatttgttgtcctttgatcCTACAGGTAAAATAGTCTTCCACACAAGATCACTAATCTAAAATAACTTTGCTTTTATCTTTCTAGTGTAGGCTTCGGCTACCCCCAACTTGTCTATCTCGATCTCTCTCAAAACCTTCTACATTTTATCTATCACTTCATCAATCATGTCcatcattagatcataataatcCATGGCCGATAGGTTATTCTGCTCAGCCAATCTCAAAGCATTAAGATTCACTTCAACAGGTAAAACGGATTCTTatccataaacaagttcatacgACGTTACTTTAGTTGCACCATGTCTAGATATACGATGTGCCCACAAAGCCTTCGGTAGAACTTCATGCCATCTACTGGGatgttcctctattttcttcttgataaacttaatcaaaattttattactagactCGGTCTGACCATTGGCCTGAGCATAATAAGAAGATGAATTAAAATTCTTAATTTTCAATGATTCAGTAAATTCAAGTACCTGGTGCGACATGAATGAAGTACATTGATCCGTAGTTAAAGTTTGCGGAATGTCAAATCTATGAAtaatatgctccaaaataaagTCAATTACCTCCTTATATGTCATGTTCTTGAGAGGAACAGCTTCAGTCCACTTAGTAAAATAATCAGTAGCCACCAAAATAAAGCGATGACCTTTATATGACGGAGGATGTATTTGGCTGATGAAATCCAAACCCCAACCTCAGAACAACAATGGTTTGATAATAGGATGTATCATAGCAGCAGAAACTAATTGGATATCACCAAACGTTTGACATACCTCGCATACTTTATAATACCTGAAgcaatcattaagcatagtagGCTAATAAAAATCAGCTCTCTTCAATAATCACTTCATCTTGGGCGCTGATTGATGCGTGCTACATATGCCTTCATACACTTCTCCCATAGCAATTCTAGCTTCATCAGAATTCAAGCATTTAAGAAGCACACCATCCACAGTTCGACGatataaatcatcattcaaCAATGTATATTTGAAAACTTGCCGCCGAGTCTTTCTATCAACACTCTTGCTTGgatctttcaagtaatcaatgaGATACTTTCTCTAATCTTCAATTTCAACAACTTCAACATTCTCTCCCAATGAAGAAGATACAACCGAACCCAAAAATTCATGTTCGGCTATACAAAGATCAATACTTCCTAGCATCGATTTTTCAATTACAAAGAATTTATCTCTACCAATTTGATAATCGAATGCTTATTGTGCTAAATTGTTAGCTCTGAAATTATTATCTCTAGACATATGATTAATAGTAAAATTATTGAAAACAGCAATAATGTCTAGACACTTATCAAGATAACTATTTAGTGATCCGTCAAAATATTGATAATTACTGGAAACTTGCTGCACAACTAGTAACGAATCACTAAAAGCCTCTATGTTACTTGGTCATTGGTCGGAAGTACTATTCACCTGATCGAGCACTATTTGCCTGGTTGGTCACTGTTTATCGATCAcggtactgttcatctgatcGGGATACTATTCATCTGGTCACGATACTACTCATCTGGTCGCCCATTAAGCCAATTATCACTACAATGGTTACTATAAATACCAAATCTTATCATCAATACATCCATTTTTGTAACAACCTCCAATCCTCCATGATACATGTGTTTACGTTGCTTTCACTAGAGGATCTCGCCAGGAAGGCAAGCTAACTAGGAAGGAATTTATGAACCTTCTGACGGCAGCATCTTCTATGAAAGATGTTAAGAAGATGGCCGAACACTTGAGTTACATATTGAAGCTCGGTGTTAATGCAAACAAGTCAAGTGTGGATCATGAGTGGCAATCAGTTCCAAATGCTCCAACATGGGAAATGACATGGGATCCTGGTGGTATTATGCCTGATTCTTTCATACTATTGATTCAGGAGAACTGATTCGGTTGGACCTTGGAATTTGTATGGCTGATCATACTGACTCCGTGTGGTGGCCACTGCATGGGATACAGACGGATTTTCGTTTGTAAAAAAGGATGCAAGTCTGATACCTTGTAATAGCGATGGCcattttgaagttttttctTGTCTGGGAAGGTTTATGGAATATCAGCTACATTGCAAGGCTGGGCTCAAAAGTGGGTTTCTTCAGTAGCTCTACACAGAGCGATTACTTGGCAAGGCTGCAGCCGTGAGCTTGTTATGGCGCATGTTGTTGAAGCATTATACCTTGGTGATGGCTGACTCAGGGTATACATCGAGTATTTTTCAAAGGCATTGGGATCCAGGTAGTTCATTGCTTTTGAGTCGGCTTGGGGGCAAGCCGAGACTCAAGGAGGGACTATTAATGTGTGAGCAATCTGAAATATCTTCATGTAACTCAATCTCAATTGCTGTCGAATGTCAAGAGTTCTTGCTCTCATGTATTGCTGGGAGTTAACTGATAATGGAAAACTCAATGTGCAAATATGTGCAACTGCAACTCCTTGGAAGAACCAAGGAGATCATGCTACCTTGTTTTGGTTTACTATTGAGAAGCATGTGGCTATGGAGACCCTATCATTCAGTCCCACCTCAATTAATCTGGTTGTAACACAGTGGAAAGCAGCTAACCATCCTTGGAGGAATACAAGAAAGAAGTGGTGTGTTCAGTGCAGAACATTAGCTATGAACAAGGTGGATGGGTTTAGCAGTAGTACCTTGAAAGGGTTTCTCAGGGAACAACTTCTGTTGCACCAAAGGGTTCAATGGATCACTTTTTGTATCAGTGCAATGCTACTCTTGCGTATCAGATCCATATTTTCTATGCGTTGGTGGAAATCTCTTCGCTCAACCTGCCAGCCATAAAGTGTTTGCACTCCACAGAACTTGAAGTTCAGACCACCATCGAGCAGGTTGTTGGCAGGCATTGGAGTTTACCTCAATACTTCGGTACTGAGACACGCCAGCAAAATGTTAAGGGCTTACTACATGGAACCTGTGTTATCAAATGGCTATCTGAAGGCAGCAATATACACATGCAATCAGTGGCGATTTGCACGGGAGAGCTGGCGCTTGATACTGACTCGATCGTGCCATGGGATCCAAGAGGCATCAAGCTTCAAGATTTTGCTTCATCGGCTTGGGGGCAAAAGCCGATTCTCAATAGGGAAGGAATGTCACAGACTGCCCGTGGGCCTTGGCGTTGGCTTTGTGGGCTGGAGTGTTGAATTGAATCTTGGCTCAGGGAGATAGGCTGGCGATACGGTACAAATACAGAAGCAGCAGCCACGGGAGAGGGGAGAAAGGAACGATGGCTTCTCCTACCTCGGCTCGCTCTCCTCTGATCCCTGCTCCTCCTGGAATCCTCTGTATTCTTGCTCCTCTTGGACCCTCTACTCCTCTTGAACCCTCAATTCCTATCTATAGTTACCAATTTGTATTAGATACATCTATCTATAGTTACCAATTTGTATTAGATACATATGGTACGTAACAGAATCCCTCCGCCCACTCCATCTCCGTCGCCATGGAAACCGAGCTCGAGCGCCATCTTCTCCTCCATGACCAGCAGCCGCTCTAGCTTCGTCGATCTTCCTTCCCTAACAGGAACCATCCCTGAGCTCCTGTTCGACGAGCCGACGACCGCACTTCAATGAGCTTCCCCATCCCAAAGTGAGGCTCCCCGGCCAAAGTCCCTGTCTCCCTAAGCTCCCCCTCGCTCTCTATCTCTCCCTTAGCACCGTGCACCGCCACCACGATGGCTCACTACCGAACTAGCTCAGGCCATCGCCGCACTGTGCATGTGCCAAAAATAGAATCCAAGAGACGCATTGAAGCCGTGAAACATCCAGCCCAGGATTCCAAAACATTCTTGCTTCAGCAAAATAACGATTTtccttaagcttcaaatgaTATTAGGCACGTGGCTCTTGTTTGTAAACATCAGCCTTATTACAACGTAGTTACAAAATAGCATGACAACATGAGTTCTGCTATGAAGAAATTGGGCCAAGTTTGTCACCATTCTTCTGATGTACAATAAGGGCCATACAAAGCAACCCCATTATTTGCGGTGTGACGCTGTAGAACAGCAGAGGGGGAGCCCTGCCGCTCCTCTTCTCTCCACCCTATATCACAAAGAATATATTCTTTCTAAGAATTCAAGAATAAAGCAGTCAAATAACTGCCATAAACACCAAAGAAATGGAATTAACGAACTACTGTGTGCAGCGCAGTTTTTATTTGAGACCAAATAGGGCCTTGTTTGGATTAGAGGATTCCCAAAAGTAGTTTTAAGGATTTGTGCAGCTTCCTGAAAAACTCATGTGGAGTTCCTGTTCAATTCCTACATTTCAAACCAGGAATTTACATATGTAGCTGAATGTTTTATGGTTTATTTATCTGATGGAAAATGCACAAGGAAAATAAAGTACCTATCCCTTTTAGTTAAAGCAGAAGTATTCTAATGGGATAAAAACCATGCAAATAAGCATCACTTCGTTTATTTACTGTTAAGTTTTGAAAGTATACAAGTTATTTCAAGTTTATTCATCAAAATACAGATCTTCAGAGTAAAATATCGTTCAAAATTAGTAAAAGTATGCCCACAACATACCTAATTTGATTCCTCTGCTGACAGACAAGCTCAAAATTTTAGTCTTTCAATATACCAAATTTCTGTAGAGTTGATTTTAGGTTATCTGAACCATATCCCTCGACTGAAGCAATTCCTGGTTTCTCGAAGGATATGACATCTTGTAACGAATAGCTTCTGGCAGCATGAACTTGGTTTGGAGCAGCATTGAACGAGCCTTTTAGTATAATAATATTGTGCACGCCTCCAAGTAGTCCTTCATAATCTGTGTCCCCACTTTCACCAACAATCACCGTCATGTTTGACAGCGCTACCCCCCATCTTATATACAAATACCTGtaaaaaataaatgaacaaaTATACTCTCAGAAAAAAGTTATTTGCAATTCGTCTACTGCACAAGAAGGCATTTATGCCTTCCTGGTGGAGAAGTtcagcatcaaaattcaaaattgcAAAAAGATTATCTAAAGAGAGGGTGAAAAACAATATCTTAGTACTTTCTACATCTCATCTGTTTACATGGGGTAACACTGTCCCAGGTTAGTTCATCTTCTCCAAtgcaccattccaaggattaaatatttttctttatatGGCACATTAATCTCTTCCATATCTTCCATGCTCCCACCTTTaagatttgtttttttaaacacACTAGTTTTGTCCCAGAACAACAATATAATTTACAACGTAGATGTGCCTATTGCAAGACAGTCATAAGGAACGAATGATATCAATTTGAGATTTCAATATTCAAGCTGTATTCCAATATAGGAGATTTAATTACATGACATCACAAAACATAGGACATTTTTGGATATCAACACACTTTTCGTATACTACTTCGACCACTAATTTCAACTATAATACAATGCTTTTAATTAAAAACCATAAATTGATGTATTATGGTCTATGGAACTACATTTCATAATGAATCTACCAATACCAAACTTACGTTATGAATCTACCTTCTTTTTTACATATTGGTCAGGCCTAATGTTTGACCGTAAATGATCTAGGACCCCTATATTTATTGGAGGCAGCATAACAATTTACTTAAATTAAGAACAAGCTGGAGGAAAAGAAAGGACATCATTTATTTAAAGGTAAGAATCAAACCTTAAAGCCTGTGAGCGCGAAGCTAAAACAGGAATAACATTCAACTTGCTACCATCATGGCTGTACAGAACATGACAGCGCAGTGCTTGAATTCTCATTGTCCTCCTAAGCTCTTTCACAGGAGGTACCTAAACAGGTGAAGCATAACAAAACATCAACAGTTGTAGAGAAGATAGGAGAAAAGAAAACAGTGGAGAAATTGACAAGAGAGCACAACAGGTCTAGAAAGAAGCATACAGCCTCAGTATTCTTCACTTTAAATGAAATGCAATAAGTCGATGAACattcttcatcttcaacaactaTTTTTTGTCCACTTTCATTGTTTTTTTCAGTTGCCCAACGAATTAGTGTCTTCCTTAAACCTTCTCCTCCCCAGCGATATTCGATTTGGGATTGATAATCAAGATCGGTCATGAATGGGAGCTCCACAGGGCTAAGCATGTCTTCAGAACTTGAAGATGGATAACAAACATCACTGCCACTGTTGCATATGAAGGCATCAAAATCACTAGTTTCTATGCCCTCAGATATTAGCAAAGCATGTATCTCTGATATTGCTCGAGATGTTGACAATACAAAACCAACAGCACCAGTCAATCTCTCATTGCTTGATgcctcaaaaatatttttaataatcCGAACAAAGTCTGAATTTTGTGCAGAGTCTACAGCAATCACAATGATGTGTTTCCTCCATCGCAATGAAGGCCATTTATTGGAGCCTGTGGTAGCTTCAGCATTCTCACCTGACCCAACATTTCTGCTGGCACTAACACCTCTTGACAATTTTTGTACTGCATCCTCAATATGTCTTCTCACAGTAGTCGAATTCCCTTCCTTGCTGGCCGACTTTTCACTGTCCAAAGAAATCTTTAAGTTAAGAGATATGTCATGAATATCCCTCAGAGAATCTTCAGGTGAATCTGCTTCAGAAAATTCAGTTGCATCATTACTCTTTTGCCATCGGGGATGTCTAGGCTTGAGAGTACCAACCCGTGACAAATAGTTCTTGCAATGTTCAGGCCATGAAaattgatgaatatttttcagACCATTCTGGCGGCATTGTGCCCACAAATGCTTATCTGACACGAGCTTATAAAGCGCCTCAGCTATTTCATTTTGATTGTGGGGATCAACAAGTATGCCATTATCAAGAACCTGAACCAAGGAACCAAAACAAGAAAAATACTATGACATAGACAACTAGAGCAAGAAATTTCTCCACAAACAAAAAAGGCTTGTGCAGCAATACCCGATGTATGTCAACAGGCCCACCATTTCTGGTAGCAACCATTGGTAGACCATATGCAGCAGCCTGGCAAGCAACAAGGTGTAAAGATCAAATAATTACCGTTAAGAAAAGCATAAAAAACCAAAGGAAAtgttgcagcagcagcaacctcAATCAAGGTGAGTCCAAATGGTTCAATGAAAGCACAATTGATAAACACCccctgaaaaaaataaaaactcaagTAAGCATAAGTCAATTTTGAAGACGAATTACGACACAAAGAAGCAGCATAATCAGTACATAGCTGAAAGTGAAACTATGAAGCAAAAATGTAAATCAACAAGTCAAACAGCTAATATTAGGCATCACAAAGACAGAACAACAGAAGGCATTAGACAGACAACCAATACTGACAGATTGAAAAGTAGCTACCAGTACTGGTACCGTTCGCCATATAACCTATTATCACACCCACAGCTTGGTAAATCGTCACTAACCATCCGGCAACATATAGTTCTGATCACATAGCATAACCTCAATAAAGAATTAAAGATACATCAAATAATCCACTAGCAATCTGATCGCTGAAATCATATTGAAAAATTCCAATGCATCAACAGAAGATTTGATCACCTTTGTTCTCGCCGCTAAACGATAAATATCAGGAACTTCAGACTGCTTATGGTGTTTGGGGTATGCCACTTGGCCATATAGATCATATTTGTCAATTAACTTGAGTACTGAAGTCAAAACAGCTGCATTTGTGCTTGACATTTGATCAATAACATCACGATTACCCATAATCAGTGTCTGCAAAAAACATTTACCAGTATTGAACACATTACACATGCAATAGTAGTCAGCACACAGAAATATTATTACTAACTAGACCACTAGATTAAACAGCAAAACAAGAGTTAAAAGGCAACTAAACAAACAAAATAGAATTGGCATACATACAAGGTTTGCTAAATTTCTCAATTCATGATGTTCACCAAATGCCTTGACCAGTGTAGTGATATTTTTCTTGGGATCTGGACGAGCAAGAGCGAGAATCATGGGCTTATGGGGGTTTGAGAAGAAGCGCATTATCTGAAAGTATTTCaaaacaagtcataagtgaatAAAGCAAGTGGTCTCAGTGGCACAtctgcaaattcaatttgcaatCCTAAGGGAGACAAGAATAGAAAGAAACGCACGTCAGCCCAAATAGGTGGATCTGGTAAACCTGAACTATCTTCACTTCCTTCTTCACCATCCAGGTCCACATCATGAGGCGCTATATGGCTAAACTCCATGCCAGGAGGGATTGCCTGATAATATCATATAACAGTGAACATCATTGAACTTAGTATAAAAAGAATGAAGTGCTTTGAAAGAATGAGTTGTGCAGATGCACTTACAATCATACGAGGCATGTAACGACCATAGCAGCTCACACCACGTTTTATTCTTACTCTAAGTTTCCGAGCCATAGTTAGATCAAAACCATCATATAATCCCCATTGTTGTTCTATTTCTTGCCTGGTGCTAGTAATTATGATTTCAGATGCATCAAGACAAAGTTCCTCAGCCTCAATTCGACGCATTATCTTGTAAGTTCGATTTATTTCATCCCTGGTTTGACGCCCTTGCTTCAAAAGCTGCTCCAACTTGTCTTGGCCTAGAGAATGACCTGTGAATACCATGGGTACGTTGAGTGCCCCAGACAGTAAAGCAGCAGAATCACCCGCATCAGCATAGTGTCCGTGTATAACAACAGGCCATACTGGCTGCCCACTACCAACTTGTTCACCAAGAACCTTGGACATCTGCATGATATGGACAAGTGCGCCATCAACAAATTCCTGGATGTGGGGCCAGAGATGCTCCTTAGGGATATATTTATCTCTTGGTCCAAATGGTATCCGGACAATATAGGCACCACTGCTTTCACCCATCTCATTCCCTAAATTCTCAGAAATTCTTGGACTCAGCATCTCAGTAGGTTCCCCATAACTCCAATCAACATCAGGTGCAGAAATCTGCCTTGTCAGTAGATCCACTCTGTATACTCCTGGTGTTGAACCTAAAGCCCTAGCAAGCTCTACAACATACTTGACCTGCAAATCATGGAAACAACTAGTCAATTCAAAACATGATTGTCACATACTCCAAACTGTAGGCGGCAATCCAAAGAAAGGACAGGCATATACTCAACCAGGAACAAGCACAAACAAAAGACATCATGAAAGATCgagaaaggaaaaaggagaaTAAAACCTGACCACCCGTATCTGAATCACGTCCAAGCTCCATATTCTCCCCGCGTATAAGACCATGAATGCTGTGTAAACATAGAAACTTAagaggaaagggaaaaaaaaaagcttccaTGCAAACATTGTACACACAGAACAGAAGAGAAAATGGCTGGATTCCAACAGTAAAATCTCAAAGTAATACCAGAAATTTCACTAACATTTTTTAGCTTAAATTACTAACCTTATAATAAATGCAACATTGCATATTTCAGCAAACTACAAGCAGCTATGAACATAAAATGAGGGTCAAGTTAAAATGGTCAAGAGTTATTACATTATGTTAATGACTTGAAATAGTAAAGGCATACATGTAGAAAAAGAAGAGAGGCAACAAAGACATGCAGGAGTGGAAATGCATTTGGAAGAAGAATAACTACAATTCAACAAGGCACGATGTATACGAACAATTAGGGGAAAGTCCTTGAGTACCTTAGATGATGACCAAGGTGTCAAATGTTCGTGAATAAGAACCAGATGGATAAATAGAATTGGCATTAAGATGTTTAACTATGAAATGGAAGGAAAAGAAATAAAGCTTGATAAAAGTACAGATAGATGAACAAAATGGCAATAGCTTCCCTAAAAGGTTAAAACAACCATAAAGTATTTGAATGTCATTGGATATGGGTATAAATTTATGGTATTGCACCAAAGAAAGTTGGTGTTCAAATTTGAAGCATCTATAATGGGACCATCATCCAATGACACCATTATAATCAATGGAATTGTTGAGGGCCCAACTTCTAGGAGTATTGCCTTCACTGCGTTGCCCGATGCTGAATCTGGAACTATGGttaattttaatttgatttatgGACAATAGAAAAGAACAGCCCCCTAGGCATCTACTGAGAGTGGTTGGACTATAGGGTCACTCCAAACACCATTCCCCTTCAATAAAAAGATGTAAGCCGAGATCAAGATTGGCTCCAGAAATTAGCTCCATACCTTATCAGTACTATGTACAATTTTTTATCTTTGTGCTGGCTTGTCCATGCCTCAATAGCATCAGTTGAACCGATCCTTGGCATGCGCGCTCTCGTGCTCTCATCATGAATAGATGGCTCATTAatgttttctcctttttctccctCGGATAGGTCTTCAGACAGATCAGCAGCAGCATATTGATGAGCCTTCTCACGTTCAAGATGTCGTTTAGATAAACGAGAGGCTTCCTCTCCTTCAATCTGAACTCAAAAAATTGAAGATAGGGAAGAATAAAAACAACGTTGCTGAAATTAACTCATATTTTGAtggaaataaatatatatactgTGGGAATGAAGAATACCTCTATATAAGTATTTTATGTACCTACAGCTACCTTCTTTGGTTGAAATTCAAGCTGGATTGCTATCAAGATAATAACATAGGCAACAATACAGTAAcaatgtgttattttttaaatgtttgCATCAGATATTTATCATGTATGTTGGCACATTAATGGAAAATATTATGCTTCCAAAAGCTGTGTTGCCCCGACAGGATCCCATATCTACTGATGTAGCCCAAGTAAACCGCCTTTACATTACTGATCTGTTCCTTGGCAGATTGTGGATAACTGTATGGTTCCATTTGGGTGTAACATAGGAACAGACATCCTTTATCTCTTGGCAGGAGACCCTTTATCCTGCACATATTAATTAAGCTGGCTGACCAGGAAAGTGAAGGGGCTGAATACGGTATAGCAAAGATTTGCTTAACCTCTACTCACCTCCAAGTGAAAAAACCAGCTCGTTTATATACCATTCACAATTTAActgttttatttttctaaaatacaaACATCATTCTATGTGATCCAAAATGCTTCCATTGAGCTGAGCGCCTAAATATAAATCAGACTTCCGCACCCTTGCAAACAAACTTTCAAACAAGCATATGTGCTTTCTAGCATGAGAGCCTCATTCgataaaacaaaagatacagaATTTTCATCTCAGCAAGGAACAATCCATAACACACCCTTGCTCCAAAATGTGGACATTTGTGCATAATAATCTATAGAGCTGCCATAGGAGCCAATTCATGCACAGAACAAGTAGGACTTAAGTATTCCCCGCATGCAACAAAAGGCCTGACCACCCAATCCACCAGAATCCACATAAGTACCAACAGTGGTAAGTCCTCAATAATCACACAGTAGTACGATCCTCCGAAAGGTTGGTTGGTTACTAAATGCACACAACGTGGTTGGTAAAATTTGAGAAAGCAAGCCATGCAGTTAGTAAACGGGACAATacctgcttcttcttcctggcgaGGTTCCAGATCCTCCACGACATATTCTCCAGCCGCGTGTTCCGCTCCTGCGGGCTCCTCATCGCCGCCGTCTGAAACCAAAATCcagaaaaggcaaaaaaaaaaaaacacacacacacacatcaaaAATAGCACGGGAATGTCACAAAAAAAATCGCCCCAAAAAACTCAGAGCAGATATGATCGGCGGCGATGGATTAGTAGGTGGGGACAACGGCGATGCTTACTCTGACCCAGGTCTTGTAGAGGTCGGTCTCGTCGAAGCCGGAGATGACCTCCTCGACGAAGTAGCGCGCGGGGCTGAAGCGGCCGCGCTCCCGGAGCATCAGCGACGACTTATCCCGCTTCTCCCTTGCCGCCCCCTCGGCCCCGCCGGTgcccgccgcggcggcgacgatTTCCTCCGCTGCGCCGCCCGCGTCGAGGATGGCCTCCAGGTAGCTGTTAATCCAGTCGTTCCCCGCCATCTTCCCGGACCCTCGCGAGCTCGGTCGGCGCgcacgcctctctctctctctctctgcgatGCGATGAGAGAATGGGGCTCGGATGTGGAGGGGATTGGAGTGGGAGAGTTCTGGAAGGGTGGGAGTTGCGC
Protein-coding regions in this window:
- the LOC133894973 gene encoding probable sucrose-phosphate synthase 4, yielding MAGNDWINSYLEAILDAGGAAEEIVAAAAGTGGAEGAAREKRDKSSLMLRERGRFSPARYFVEEVISGFDETDLYKTWVRTAAMRSPQERNTRLENMSWRIWNLARKKKQIEGEEASRLSKRHLEREKAHQYAAADLSEDLSEGEKGENINEPSIHDESTRARMPRIGSTDAIEAWTSQHKDKKLYIVLISIHGLIRGENMELGRDSDTGGQVKYVVELARALGSTPGVYRVDLLTRQISAPDVDWSYGEPTEMLSPRISENLGNEMGESSGAYIVRIPFGPRDKYIPKEHLWPHIQEFVDGALVHIMQMSKVLGEQVGSGQPVWPVVIHGHYADAGDSAALLSGALNVPMVFTGHSLGQDKLEQLLKQGRQTRDEINRTYKIMRRIEAEELCLDASEIIITSTRQEIEQQWGLYDGFDLTMARKLRVRIKRGVSCYGRYMPRMIAIPPGMEFSHIAPHDVDLDGEEGSEDSSGLPDPPIWADIMRFFSNPHKPMILALARPDPKKNITTLVKAFGEHHELRNLANLTLIMGNRDVIDQMSSTNAAVLTSVLKLIDKYDLYGQVAYPKHHKQSEVPDIYRLAARTKGVFINCAFIEPFGLTLIEAAAYGLPMVATRNGGPVDIHRVLDNGILVDPHNQNEIAEALYKLVSDKHLWAQCRQNGLKNIHQFSWPEHCKNYLSRVGTLKPRHPRWQKSNDATEFSEADSPEDSLRDIHDISLNLKISLDSEKSASKEGNSTTVRRHIEDAVQKLSRGVSASRNVGSGENAEATTGSNKWPSLRWRKHIIVIAVDSAQNSDFVRIIKNIFEASSNERLTGAVGFVLSTSRAISEIHALLISEGIETSDFDAFICNSGSDVCYPSSSSEDMLSPVELPFMTDLDYQSQIEYRWGGEGLRKTLIRWATEKNNESGQKIVVEDEECSSTYCISFKVKNTEAVPPVKELRRTMRIQALRCHVLYSHDGSKLNVIPVLASRSQALRYLYIRWGVALSNMTVIVGESGDTDYEGLLGGVHNIIILKGSFNAAPNQVHAARSYSLQDVISFEKPGIASVEGYGSDNLKSTLQKFGILKD